One window of the Candidatus Eremiobacteraceae bacterium genome contains the following:
- a CDS encoding GAF domain-containing protein, with translation MRAYVYACVTTAIVLLFALAEWLSERFVSEHSRAASLALEIAIVVAATLLFRPLHQRVEAAVEAAFYRKKRLALDAVSKFRRELTSFSDTQQLLRRVVEAIDHYLEADACAVYVRRDVFRAEASSFERPADDVAFDDPLAVRMRSTGAPARPALLKSAARGSLAFPMTAAGDAVGFLLVDFKQHDDDPEAIQMLSGLAQDLGVALTALDPSLRARKPTVPNNIPADLAPLIGRAREAAEIKAAVAHAGLVTLTGAGGVGKTHIALHCAATSIAEHEYGAWFVTLAPITDGSLVAATILAALSGAGAEGGGDLAQLIGFLRSRDALIVVDNCEHVLAAAAAVIAQICAHCPHISIVATSRELLHLPGEQVYRLPPLRVDAAAELFARRASAVADGFDAETDAAIVRGICERLDCVPLAIELAAARVRALSVHEIAARLNERFKLVADARRTESPRRQTLEGTIQWSYDLLAPDEKALLRCLGVFRGTFSLEAASTVYGRDGAANEYRVLDLLTSLADKSLLTVRLALSTRYGLLEMIREFAENRAADASETAAAAARHAMYFAAVAADAYRAFDTRPPPGWLESLTPDIDNFRAALAWTLDGPGDRHLGSQLAADCGAIFLRLGLLGEGLHWCERALDVTDISQATAGRVEYIASMMHNNSLAHGRALEAAQRAVSRYRESSDERGLIRALSQTAYQFARAARFDEAAEPAAEAVRRAREGGDAHLLVAVLRRCAASLPPEQIARARPLFDEALSNARETKRPDEICHVLQWWASSEGAAGCYDRAMELLNEALPYADTDVQKYIESDLACCALAADAIEIAEPHARRALTLALESQHAVLIALSIAHCAPGLADRREGAVLWGYANARLGELQFERDRVETIALRNASRTIEATLGASVMALLIEEGSKLSQTDALALLPALSAVRVVERSHQIPGDVGVMTLLG, from the coding sequence ATGCGCGCATATGTGTACGCCTGCGTCACGACGGCGATCGTTCTGCTCTTTGCGCTAGCCGAGTGGCTTTCAGAGCGGTTCGTCTCAGAGCACTCGAGGGCTGCGAGCCTCGCGCTTGAGATCGCTATCGTCGTCGCGGCCACGCTCCTCTTCCGCCCCCTGCATCAGCGCGTAGAGGCCGCGGTCGAAGCCGCATTCTATCGAAAGAAGCGGCTCGCGCTCGACGCCGTCTCAAAATTTCGGCGTGAGCTGACTTCGTTCAGCGACACCCAGCAGCTGCTGCGACGAGTCGTCGAAGCCATCGACCATTATTTGGAGGCGGACGCGTGCGCGGTGTATGTTCGGCGAGATGTCTTCCGCGCGGAGGCGTCGTCGTTCGAGAGACCGGCCGACGATGTCGCATTCGATGACCCGCTCGCGGTCCGAATGCGCTCCACCGGTGCACCAGCTCGGCCTGCATTGCTGAAATCGGCGGCCCGAGGCAGCCTCGCCTTCCCGATGACCGCGGCCGGCGATGCGGTCGGCTTTCTGCTTGTGGATTTCAAGCAGCATGACGACGACCCTGAGGCGATCCAGATGCTGAGCGGGCTTGCGCAAGACCTCGGCGTTGCGCTCACCGCACTCGATCCTTCGCTTCGCGCTCGCAAGCCGACCGTCCCCAATAACATTCCGGCCGATCTTGCCCCGCTGATAGGCCGCGCGCGCGAAGCGGCCGAGATCAAGGCCGCGGTGGCGCATGCAGGATTGGTGACGCTGACCGGCGCCGGGGGTGTGGGAAAAACGCATATCGCACTCCACTGCGCGGCGACGTCGATCGCGGAGCACGAGTACGGCGCCTGGTTTGTCACCCTTGCGCCGATCACTGACGGCAGCCTGGTCGCAGCCACGATCCTCGCTGCGCTGAGCGGAGCGGGCGCTGAAGGCGGCGGCGATCTCGCACAGTTGATCGGATTCCTGCGATCGCGCGACGCGCTCATCGTAGTGGACAACTGCGAACACGTCCTGGCTGCCGCGGCGGCGGTGATTGCTCAAATATGCGCTCACTGCCCGCACATCTCGATCGTGGCGACGAGCAGGGAGCTCTTGCATCTTCCGGGCGAGCAGGTCTACCGTCTTCCACCGCTTCGCGTCGATGCGGCGGCAGAGCTTTTCGCACGCCGCGCAAGCGCGGTCGCGGATGGTTTCGACGCCGAGACGGACGCGGCTATCGTGCGCGGCATCTGCGAACGATTGGATTGTGTTCCGTTGGCGATCGAACTGGCTGCCGCGCGCGTGCGAGCATTGAGCGTCCATGAGATCGCAGCGCGCCTGAACGAGCGCTTCAAACTGGTCGCGGACGCGCGGAGAACGGAATCGCCGCGGCGTCAAACGCTCGAGGGCACGATCCAATGGAGCTACGATCTGCTCGCGCCGGACGAGAAGGCGCTCTTGCGGTGCCTCGGTGTGTTTCGCGGTACGTTTTCGCTCGAAGCGGCTTCCACCGTCTACGGGCGTGACGGAGCAGCGAACGAGTATCGCGTGCTCGATCTGTTGACGTCGCTGGCGGACAAGTCACTGTTGACGGTGAGGTTGGCGCTTTCGACGCGCTACGGTCTGTTGGAGATGATCCGGGAATTCGCGGAGAACAGAGCAGCCGACGCGTCCGAAACGGCCGCGGCGGCGGCGCGCCACGCGATGTATTTCGCCGCAGTCGCTGCCGACGCGTATCGCGCGTTCGACACGCGGCCGCCCCCCGGTTGGCTCGAGAGTCTCACGCCCGACATCGATAATTTCCGAGCCGCGCTCGCGTGGACGCTCGACGGCCCAGGCGACCGGCACCTCGGGTCGCAGCTGGCCGCCGATTGCGGAGCGATATTCCTGCGCCTCGGACTATTAGGTGAGGGTTTGCACTGGTGTGAGCGCGCGCTCGATGTCACGGACATATCCCAAGCAACCGCCGGCCGGGTCGAATACATCGCATCGATGATGCACAACAATTCCCTCGCGCATGGGCGCGCGCTCGAAGCCGCGCAGCGTGCGGTGTCGCGTTACCGCGAATCGAGCGATGAGCGCGGCCTCATCCGGGCACTGTCGCAGACGGCCTATCAATTTGCAAGAGCTGCGCGATTCGACGAGGCGGCCGAACCGGCGGCCGAAGCCGTTCGACGTGCGCGCGAAGGCGGCGACGCGCATCTCCTCGTGGCGGTTCTCCGACGCTGCGCGGCGTCGCTGCCGCCCGAACAGATAGCCCGAGCTCGGCCGCTTTTCGACGAGGCGCTGAGCAACGCTCGGGAGACCAAACGCCCAGACGAGATCTGCCACGTTCTCCAATGGTGGGCGTCAAGTGAAGGGGCGGCGGGCTGTTACGACCGGGCCATGGAGCTGCTGAACGAGGCTTTGCCGTACGCCGACACGGACGTCCAAAAGTACATCGAAAGCGATCTCGCCTGTTGCGCGCTCGCGGCAGATGCGATAGAAATCGCCGAGCCGCATGCGCGGCGGGCATTGACGTTGGCTCTCGAATCGCAACACGCGGTCCTCATCGCACTCAGCATCGCACATTGCGCGCCGGGGCTTGCTGACAGACGCGAGGGCGCCGTGCTGTGGGGTTACG